The Rhodocytophaga rosea genome has a segment encoding these proteins:
- a CDS encoding tetratricopeptide repeat protein, giving the protein MKYLAFLFSLVICVYGSTFGQTPAIDSLDRLILKVTTDTARIKLLLKKADFLVEVNLDSAINVSKRTIQAAEKINYKKGEANARLGLATGYNFKGEYKAASLNLKIAEEIFLSLQDSTGLGTLYGNYGMMYGMQSKYDSSIYYYERAIQVAEGLHDDRLLNNAYKNIAISYYMQSNFTPAMLYMQKSLVYYEKQKNIRSQANTLMNMGLIYDEMGDKVRAEESLMKSITLSKAAGVRNVELYAYSNLASLYESKKNYQLSYEYAMKAAVLGREMGDNGIEAASLSKAVISLAKLNKLGEAEKLARQAILTADLAKQPMNSYQAYAAMGLVLKLQNKFDRSIEAYSKAFEVMQESDIYDESIGETYFNLSESYSKVGDYQKALTAYQKYAEIADSVRSQENIRKATEINMNYEFEKKQQLAAAEQERKNVETRNRQLVLSVGLGLTILVALIAFYAFRTKLKANTLLQRQKEEIETAMTELRTTQAQLIQKEKMASLGELTAGIAHEIQNPLNFVNNFAEVSNELLEELQQELMTTQNDETLVLTSSIKTNLSKIVHHGKRADAIVKSMLQHSSMSSGEKQLLDMNVLIDEYLRLAYHGLKAKEKDFNADLITDLDVSIDRIKVVPQEIGRVLLNLFNNAFYATQQKKQQLNGQYQPQVTVTTKAVRNKVEIRVKDNGTGIPEAVKDKIFQPFFTTKPTGEGTGLGLSLSYDIITKGHGGELKVESKEDEFTEMIICLPAV; this is encoded by the coding sequence ATGAAATACCTGGCTTTCTTATTTTCTCTTGTAATTTGTGTATATGGGTCAACATTTGGGCAAACCCCTGCCATTGATAGCCTGGACCGGCTGATTCTGAAAGTCACTACTGATACAGCGAGGATCAAACTTCTATTAAAGAAAGCAGATTTCCTGGTTGAAGTTAATCTGGACTCAGCCATCAATGTGAGTAAAAGGACCATTCAGGCGGCAGAAAAAATAAATTATAAAAAAGGCGAAGCCAATGCCAGGCTTGGTTTAGCTACCGGTTATAATTTTAAAGGGGAGTATAAGGCGGCTTCCCTGAATTTGAAAATAGCTGAAGAGATATTCCTCTCCTTACAGGATTCTACAGGCCTGGGAACTTTGTATGGCAACTATGGCATGATGTACGGCATGCAAAGCAAGTATGATAGTTCCATTTATTATTATGAGCGTGCTATTCAGGTTGCTGAGGGTTTACATGATGATAGATTATTAAATAATGCCTATAAGAACATTGCCATTTCCTATTACATGCAATCGAATTTTACTCCGGCCATGTTGTATATGCAAAAATCCCTGGTCTATTATGAAAAACAAAAAAATATTCGTTCACAAGCCAATACTTTGATGAATATGGGCCTGATCTATGATGAAATGGGAGATAAGGTACGGGCCGAAGAGTCGTTGATGAAATCAATTACACTTTCAAAAGCAGCAGGTGTGCGCAATGTAGAACTCTATGCCTATTCTAACCTGGCTTCCCTGTATGAAAGCAAAAAAAATTACCAGCTCTCTTATGAATATGCCATGAAAGCAGCCGTATTAGGCCGGGAAATGGGTGATAACGGCATCGAAGCCGCCAGCTTGTCTAAAGCTGTCATTTCCCTGGCCAAACTCAATAAGTTAGGGGAAGCCGAAAAACTCGCCAGGCAGGCTATCCTTACAGCTGATCTAGCCAAACAACCGATGAATAGCTACCAGGCATATGCTGCCATGGGGCTTGTACTCAAGTTACAGAATAAATTTGACAGATCCATTGAAGCCTATAGCAAAGCATTTGAGGTGATGCAGGAATCGGATATATATGATGAATCCATTGGCGAAACATATTTTAATTTATCAGAGTCTTACAGCAAGGTAGGCGATTATCAAAAAGCGCTTACAGCGTATCAGAAGTATGCCGAAATAGCCGATTCGGTCAGAAGCCAGGAGAACATACGCAAGGCTACTGAAATCAATATGAACTATGAATTTGAGAAGAAACAACAACTCGCTGCTGCCGAACAGGAACGTAAAAATGTAGAAACCAGAAACAGGCAACTGGTATTATCAGTCGGACTGGGATTAACCATCCTCGTGGCACTCATTGCCTTCTATGCTTTCCGTACCAAACTAAAAGCAAATACCTTACTGCAGCGCCAGAAAGAAGAAATTGAAACCGCTATGACTGAATTAAGAACTACCCAGGCTCAACTGATCCAGAAAGAAAAAATGGCTTCTTTAGGAGAACTCACAGCCGGTATTGCCCATGAAATCCAAAATCCACTCAACTTTGTCAATAACTTTGCAGAAGTGAGCAATGAACTCCTGGAAGAATTACAACAGGAACTAATGACTACCCAAAACGACGAAACACTTGTCCTTACTTCCAGCATTAAAACTAATCTGTCAAAAATTGTACACCACGGTAAACGGGCGGATGCCATCGTTAAAAGTATGTTGCAGCATTCCAGCATGAGCAGCGGAGAAAAGCAATTATTAGATATGAATGTTTTAATAGATGAATATTTAAGACTTGCTTACCATGGACTTAAAGCAAAAGAAAAAGACTTCAATGCGGATTTAATTACTGACTTGGATGTAAGCATAGACAGAATCAAGGTAGTACCACAGGAGATAGGCAGAGTTTTATTGAATCTGTTCAACAATGCTTTTTATGCCACCCAACAGAAAAAACAGCAACTCAACGGACAATATCAACCTCAAGTGACAGTTACAACAAAAGCTGTCAGGAATAAGGTAGAAATCCGGGTGAAAGACAATGGTACAGGCATTCCGGAAGCAGTGAAAGACAAAATATTTCAGCCCTTTTTTACGACCAAGCCGACAGGGGAAGGCACCGGACTGGGTTTATCACTCAGTTATGACATCATTACCAAAGGTCATGGAGGAGAGTTGAAAGTAGAGAGCAAGGAAGATGAGTTTACAGAAATGATTATATGCTTGCCTGCAGTTTGA
- a CDS encoding ligand-binding sensor domain-containing protein: protein MKYLFYLVHLSFFLWVSYRLPATAQNQRVNFEHLTIEDGLSHNFVMYVMQDRKGFLWFGTGSGMDKYDGYRFTNYKFDPQDSTTVPKNQVFKMWEDSEGMIWIGSSEVTSRFDPRTETFTRLEKSADNPYAFKFAQSFNEDAEGNIWVTGSFEGEIRQIDRKTGRFSATNYAEMLASVSGNDYKRQAVLHFIYKDRKGVLWFGSPNGLHRLTLTPQGKNKPSTVSFTHFRLAPEDSATSGQKNNPTVNEVGNNITGIYEDSKGVFWVLSRNGKLYTFQPKTGKFTQFQTDNFTPIKTYSLLPNCFAEDLEGNLWISSYNGLYKLNSDLSQITSFLNDSIDPGSLTHNNVPALIVDNSGILWIATQNGVNKLDPHIKRFEVYAHNPQDPHSLSNNNISAICEDKQGLVWVGTLKAGLNVLNKSTGQFTHYQNNSADDKSLRSDEVGAILEDRNGNLWVGNYTTLSLFNRATNDFTHFTLNHLFLEDNDGTSIFSMYEARDGLLWLGTNNGMLSFDPKTGKTVSYPYDPDRPERMTDWWALTILEDSRGNLWIGAGSQALNRLDRKTGAFTHYSYDYHKRGSISSNTVQSIYEDTKGNLWFGTGEGGLCLFDYVTETFTAYTEKHGLSGNSVFSILDDSEGNLWLGTNNGLSKFSTITKIFTNYDASDGLKSKMFNTLYTEAAAFKGKDGILYFGGNNGLTVFNPVTIDANTFVPPVVITQFSLFDKPLAGKHQAKEIELAYDENFFSVEFAALNFTNTNKNQYAYQLEGVDKDWVYTGSRRFASYTDIGPGNYTFRVRGSNNDGIWNEQATTLTIIIHPPWWRTTWAYGFYFLCFLAVVFAVDRYQRHRLIAKEREKAQEKELAQAKEIEKAYYELKRTQTQLIQSEKMASLGELTAGIAHEIQNPLNFVNNFSEVSTELIQELKEEISHDHKQDALALADDLTQNLSKIQHHGKRADSIVKGMLQHSRVTSREKQLIDLNALVDEYLRLAYHGLRAKEKDFNAEFRFDADPAVGSVSVVPQEIGRVLLNLFNNAFYAVNQKKQQPNEPYQPQVIVTTKKLGDKVEIRVKDNGTGIPVGIRQKIFQPFFTTKPTGEGTGLGLSLSYDIITKGHGGKLNVESVEGEFTEMIIELPKD, encoded by the coding sequence ATGAAGTATTTATTTTATCTAGTTCATCTTAGCTTTTTTTTATGGGTAAGCTATAGACTACCTGCTACTGCTCAAAACCAGAGAGTGAATTTTGAGCATCTCACTATTGAAGATGGGCTTTCACATAACTTTGTAATGTATGTAATGCAGGACCGCAAAGGGTTTTTGTGGTTTGGTACAGGCAGCGGTATGGATAAATACGATGGCTACCGCTTTACCAATTATAAGTTTGATCCTCAGGACTCAACCACTGTGCCCAAAAATCAGGTGTTTAAGATGTGGGAAGATAGTGAGGGAATGATTTGGATAGGTTCTTCTGAAGTTACCAGCAGATTTGATCCTCGCACAGAGACATTTACTCGCTTAGAAAAAAGTGCAGACAATCCCTATGCCTTTAAATTCGCCCAATCTTTTAATGAGGATGCAGAAGGAAATATATGGGTAACAGGGAGTTTTGAAGGAGAAATCAGGCAAATAGACCGGAAAACAGGCAGGTTTTCTGCCACTAATTATGCAGAAATGTTAGCCTCTGTGTCTGGCAACGATTATAAGCGGCAGGCAGTCTTACATTTTATATATAAAGATAGAAAAGGTGTGTTGTGGTTTGGTAGCCCAAATGGCTTACATCGTCTCACGCTAACACCTCAGGGTAAAAATAAACCCTCTACAGTAAGCTTTACCCATTTTCGTCTGGCTCCTGAGGACTCTGCTACTTCAGGTCAAAAAAATAACCCGACTGTAAATGAAGTGGGTAATAATATCACTGGGATATATGAAGATAGCAAAGGAGTTTTTTGGGTACTTTCACGAAATGGTAAATTATATACCTTCCAGCCTAAAACCGGAAAATTTACCCAATTTCAGACAGATAATTTTACACCTATAAAAACCTATAGTTTATTGCCAAATTGCTTTGCAGAAGACCTGGAGGGTAATTTATGGATCAGTTCATATAATGGACTTTATAAATTGAATAGCGACCTTTCACAAATTACTTCTTTTTTGAATGATTCAATTGATCCAGGAAGTTTAACCCATAATAATGTTCCTGCGCTGATTGTAGATAATTCTGGTATACTTTGGATTGCTACTCAAAATGGAGTAAATAAACTTGACCCTCATATAAAACGTTTTGAAGTATACGCTCACAATCCCCAAGACCCTCATTCCTTAAGCAATAATAATATATCCGCTATCTGCGAAGATAAACAAGGCTTGGTATGGGTAGGCACTTTGAAAGCAGGGTTAAATGTACTCAATAAAAGTACCGGTCAGTTTACCCACTATCAGAACAATTCTGCAGATGATAAAAGCTTGCGCAGTGATGAAGTTGGTGCTATCCTGGAGGATAGAAATGGCAATCTATGGGTAGGAAATTATACCACACTATCGCTGTTTAACCGGGCCACCAACGATTTTACTCATTTTACATTAAATCATCTTTTTTTAGAAGATAATGATGGAACTTCTATTTTCTCTATGTATGAAGCGCGTGATGGTTTGCTATGGTTAGGTACAAACAATGGAATGCTCAGCTTTGATCCTAAAACTGGCAAAACAGTAAGCTATCCATATGATCCTGATCGCCCGGAACGCATGACAGATTGGTGGGCTTTAACTATTTTAGAAGATAGCAGGGGAAACTTATGGATAGGAGCCGGCAGCCAGGCGCTCAACCGGCTGGATAGAAAAACCGGTGCATTCACTCATTATTCTTATGACTATCATAAGCGTGGTAGCATTAGTTCAAACACGGTGCAGAGTATATACGAGGACACAAAAGGAAACCTGTGGTTTGGCACTGGGGAAGGCGGTTTGTGCCTATTTGATTATGTTACAGAAACATTTACTGCATATACGGAAAAACATGGTTTGTCAGGCAACTCCGTATTTTCAATTCTAGATGACAGTGAAGGAAATTTATGGCTGGGTACCAATAATGGTCTCTCCAAATTTTCTACAATTACCAAAATATTTACTAACTACGATGCATCTGATGGGTTAAAAAGTAAAATGTTTAATACCTTGTATACAGAGGCCGCAGCTTTTAAAGGAAAAGATGGTATCTTATACTTTGGTGGAAATAATGGCCTCACTGTCTTTAATCCTGTAACTATTGACGCCAATACCTTTGTGCCTCCTGTAGTAATTACTCAATTCAGTCTGTTTGATAAACCTCTGGCCGGAAAACACCAAGCAAAAGAAATTGAATTGGCGTACGATGAAAACTTCTTTTCAGTAGAATTTGCTGCCTTAAATTTTACTAATACCAACAAAAATCAATATGCCTATCAGCTAGAAGGAGTGGATAAAGATTGGGTATATACCGGGTCCAGACGATTTGCCAGCTATACAGATATTGGTCCAGGCAACTATACATTTCGGGTAAGAGGCTCCAATAATGATGGGATATGGAATGAACAGGCAACTACATTAACAATTATTATTCATCCACCCTGGTGGCGTACTACATGGGCTTATGGATTTTATTTTCTGTGTTTTCTGGCTGTCGTATTTGCAGTGGATCGCTATCAGCGACACAGACTAATTGCCAAAGAAAGAGAAAAAGCACAGGAGAAGGAACTGGCGCAAGCCAAAGAAATTGAAAAAGCATATTATGAACTCAAACGTACCCAAACCCAGCTAATTCAATCAGAAAAAATGGCTTCGTTGGGTGAACTCACCGCTGGCATCGCTCATGAAATCCAAAACCCACTTAACTTTGTTAATAATTTTTCAGAAGTATCTACTGAGTTAATTCAAGAATTGAAAGAAGAAATTAGCCATGACCACAAACAGGATGCCCTGGCTTTAGCGGATGATCTGACACAAAACCTTTCTAAGATTCAACACCACGGTAAACGGGCTGATTCAATTGTAAAAGGTATGCTGCAACATTCTAGGGTAACATCCAGAGAAAAGCAGTTAATAGATTTGAATGCTTTGGTAGATGAATACCTGCGCTTAGCCTATCATGGCTTGCGAGCCAAGGAGAAAGATTTCAACGCAGAGTTTAGATTCGATGCTGATCCTGCTGTTGGCTCAGTAAGTGTGGTGCCCCAGGAAATCGGCAGAGTGCTTCTGAATCTGTTCAATAATGCCTTTTATGCCGTCAATCAGAAAAAGCAACAGCCCAATGAGCCGTACCAGCCACAGGTAATAGTCACTACAAAGAAACTAGGAGATAAGGTAGAAATAAGGGTGAAAGATAATGGCACAGGCATTCCGGTAGGGATCAGGCAAAAGATTTTTCAACCCTTTTTCACCACCAAGCCAACTGGCGAAGGTACAGGATTAGGCTTATCACTCAGCTATGACATTATTACCAAAGGTCATGGGGGAAAACTCAACGTGGAAAGTGTAGAAGGAGAGTTTACAGAAATGATTATTGAATTGCCAAAAGATTAA
- a CDS encoding ligand-binding sensor domain-containing protein yields MNCFFRITILSFFLCLCYNLPGISQGQKVNFEHLNIEQGLSHNYVTSVIQDRKGFLWFGTTNGLNKYDGYQFTHYTFDPNDTTSLSKNIVLTLWEDSEGIIWIGTNEDICKFDPRTEKFTRLEKSDSNPYAFRFAQSFAEDTEGNIWIAGSFDGQLRRVNRKTGKFSAINYASALGHKLGHESGNTSLFSLITICKDKAGTLWMGSSSGLHRLTLTSQGTGKASKVNFTHYRHNPADPFSISPGGVAGIFEDHKGVLWLITQEGFINAFDHTSGRFTHYLPDPHKPAVIGRILETGITEDLAGNLWIGTLSGLYSLDKERKKITNYMHDPFNPSSLSNNFVTSVLADQSGILWIATLDGINKSDPHLKPFSLYCHDPLNPNSLSHNKVKAICEDKEGIVWVGTLGGGLNALNKTTGEFTHYRHNQKDTGSLGNDLVTAILEDREGNLWIGNGEVLSRFDYKKKKFIHYLLQHPFQKGSANLPIFTMYEDRQGIFWLGTNNGLIKFDPKSGKTISYPYDPNHPEKISDWVVLCIQEDKEGYLWLGHGSMGLDRFNPKTGKVIKYVQDGQKQGSISTNTVVSFYEDFKGNLWIGTDEGGLCQFNYSTETFTTFTVEQGLAGNSVYSILEDNEANLWLGTNNGLSKFSPASKIFTNYDAADGLQSNLFTPLMYEAVAFKEKDGTLYFGGNNGFSAFNPAAVHANTYVPPVVITQFSLFDKPLAGKQEAKEIELAYDENFFSVEFAALNYTNSEKNQYAYQLQGIDKDWVNTGSRRLASYTDIGPGHYTFRVKGSNNDGVWNQKATTLTIIIHPPWWRTPWAYGFYFLCLLTAIFASDRYQRKRLIAKEREKAREKELMQAKEIEKAYHELKRTQTQLIQSEKMASLGELTAGIAHEIQNPLNFVNNFSEVSEELCSELEQEAKNGHTEGVIAISADLKQNLSKIHHHGKRADSIVKGMLQHSRSSSGEKQPTDINALVDEYIRLAYHGLRAKEKDFNADFKLEADPAVGKVNIVPQEIGRVLLNLFNNAFYATQQKKHQLNGFYQPQVLVSTKAFADKVEIRIRDNGTGISENVKSKIFQPFFTTKPTGEGTGLGLSLSYDIITKGHGGELTVQSQEGEFTEFIIHLTKSAKAM; encoded by the coding sequence ATGAATTGTTTTTTTCGAATAACCATACTTAGCTTTTTCCTCTGCTTATGCTACAACCTGCCTGGCATCTCCCAAGGCCAGAAAGTGAATTTTGAGCACCTCAACATAGAACAAGGGCTTTCGCATAATTATGTCACATCCGTGATTCAGGATCGGAAGGGTTTTCTGTGGTTTGGTACCACCAACGGTTTGAACAAATACGATGGGTACCAGTTCACGCATTATACATTTGATCCTAACGATACCACCTCACTTTCCAAAAATATAGTTTTGACCCTATGGGAAGACAGCGAAGGGATAATATGGATAGGAACCAATGAAGATATTTGTAAGTTTGACCCCCGTACTGAAAAATTTACCCGTTTAGAAAAGAGTGACTCTAATCCTTATGCTTTTAGATTCGCTCAATCGTTTGCAGAAGATACAGAAGGCAATATATGGATAGCAGGAAGTTTTGATGGGCAATTACGGCGGGTAAATAGGAAGACAGGCAAGTTCTCGGCTATTAATTATGCCTCAGCCCTAGGACATAAATTGGGACATGAATCTGGGAATACATCTTTGTTTAGCCTGATCACTATTTGCAAGGATAAAGCAGGAACGCTTTGGATGGGCAGTTCATCTGGCTTGCACCGGCTTACACTCACTTCTCAGGGGACAGGTAAAGCTTCCAAGGTAAATTTTACCCATTATCGCCATAACCCGGCTGATCCATTCAGTATAAGCCCGGGAGGCGTAGCTGGGATCTTTGAAGATCACAAAGGTGTTTTATGGCTAATAACTCAAGAGGGTTTTATAAATGCTTTTGATCATACATCCGGCAGATTTACCCACTACTTGCCAGATCCACACAAACCAGCTGTTATCGGTAGAATTTTAGAAACTGGTATTACTGAAGATTTAGCCGGTAACTTATGGATAGGCACTTTGAGTGGACTATATTCACTTGATAAGGAACGTAAAAAAATTACGAATTATATGCATGACCCGTTTAATCCGTCAAGCCTGAGCAATAACTTTGTTACTTCCGTTTTAGCAGATCAATCTGGCATTTTATGGATTGCTACACTAGATGGAATAAATAAATCAGATCCCCATCTGAAGCCTTTCAGTTTGTACTGCCATGATCCGCTCAACCCTAATTCTTTAAGTCACAACAAGGTAAAAGCTATTTGTGAAGACAAAGAAGGAATAGTTTGGGTAGGCACCCTGGGAGGAGGCTTGAATGCTTTAAACAAAACAACAGGTGAATTTACCCATTACCGGCACAACCAAAAAGACACAGGCAGTTTGGGTAATGATTTAGTTACGGCTATTCTGGAAGACAGGGAGGGTAACCTATGGATTGGAAATGGGGAAGTACTCTCCCGTTTCGACTATAAGAAGAAAAAATTTATTCATTACCTCTTACAGCATCCATTCCAGAAGGGCTCTGCAAACCTGCCAATTTTTACTATGTACGAGGATCGGCAGGGAATTTTTTGGCTGGGAACAAACAATGGGTTGATAAAATTTGACCCGAAATCGGGCAAAACAATAAGTTACCCATATGACCCTAACCATCCGGAGAAAATTAGCGATTGGGTAGTATTATGCATACAGGAGGATAAAGAAGGTTATTTATGGCTGGGCCACGGGAGCATGGGGCTCGATAGGTTTAATCCAAAAACCGGTAAGGTTATTAAATATGTACAAGATGGCCAGAAACAGGGTAGTATCAGCACAAATACAGTAGTTAGTTTTTATGAAGATTTCAAAGGAAACTTATGGATTGGAACCGATGAGGGAGGGCTATGCCAATTTAATTATTCTACAGAAACATTCACTACATTTACCGTTGAGCAGGGACTGGCAGGAAATTCAGTTTACTCCATTTTGGAAGACAACGAAGCGAACCTTTGGTTAGGTACCAATAACGGTCTTTCTAAGTTCTCTCCGGCAAGTAAAATATTTACCAATTACGATGCCGCCGACGGATTACAAAGCAACCTGTTTACTCCTTTGATGTATGAGGCTGTTGCCTTTAAAGAAAAAGACGGCACTTTGTATTTTGGTGGGAACAACGGCTTTAGTGCCTTCAACCCGGCAGCGGTTCATGCCAATACCTATGTGCCCCCTGTGGTTATCACGCAGTTCAGCCTATTTGACAAACCGCTAGCCGGAAAACAGGAAGCCAAAGAAATCGAACTGGCTTATGATGAAAACTTTTTTTCTGTTGAGTTTGCCGCCTTAAACTATACCAACAGCGAAAAAAACCAATATGCCTATCAGTTGCAAGGAATAGACAAAGACTGGGTAAATACCGGATCGAGGCGACTCGCTAGTTATACAGATATTGGCCCTGGACACTATACCTTCCGGGTAAAAGGCTCCAATAATGATGGGGTCTGGAATCAGAAAGCCACCACTCTAACAATTATTATTCATCCTCCCTGGTGGCGTACTCCCTGGGCCTATGGTTTTTATTTTCTGTGTTTGCTAACTGCCATATTTGCATCGGATCGCTATCAGCGCAAGCGGTTAATTGCCAAAGAAAGAGAGAAAGCCAGGGAAAAAGAACTAATGCAAGCCAAGGAAATTGAGAAAGCTTATCATGAACTCAAACGAACCCAAACCCAGCTGATTCAATCCGAGAAAATGGCCTCTTTAGGGGAGTTAACGGCTGGTATTGCCCATGAAATCCAGAATCCCCTGAATTTTGTCAATAATTTTTCGGAGGTATCTGAAGAGCTTTGTAGTGAATTGGAGCAAGAAGCTAAAAATGGCCATACTGAGGGAGTTATCGCTATAAGTGCCGATCTGAAGCAAAACCTATCTAAAATTCATCACCACGGCAAACGGGCAGATTCTATTGTTAAAGGAATGCTGCAGCACTCCAGGTCTTCCTCCGGAGAAAAACAACCTACTGATATCAATGCTTTGGTAGATGAATACATTCGTTTAGCCTATCATGGCCTGAGAGCCAAAGAAAAAGACTTCAACGCTGATTTCAAACTGGAAGCCGATCCTGCGGTAGGCAAAGTAAATATAGTGCCACAGGAGATAGGCAGGGTATTGCTAAACCTGTTCAACAATGCCTTTTATGCGACTCAGCAGAAAAAGCACCAGCTCAATGGATTTTATCAACCACAGGTGCTTGTTTCGACGAAAGCTTTCGCAGATAAAGTGGAAATCCGAATCAGAGACAATGGTACTGGTATTTCGGAAAATGTAAAAAGTAAGATTTTTCAGCCTTTTTTTACTACTAAGCCTACCGGAGAAGGCACCGGATTAGGATTATCCCTTAGTTATGATATTATTACTAAAGGACATGGCGGTGAACTAACGGTTCAATCTCAGGAAGGGGAATTTACAGAGTTTATTATTCATCTTACTAAGTCAGCGAAAGCAATGTAA
- a CDS encoding response regulator, whose protein sequence is MQILVVDDEPDIQPLFEQRFRKEIRSGELTFAFAHSGEQALSYLEKHASEVVLILSDINMPGMSGLELLKRIRISFASPPPVIMMITAYGDEQSYRQSISYGANDFLAKPLNFNDLKEKLKQLEVQKNAG, encoded by the coding sequence ATGCAGATACTAGTTGTAGACGATGAACCGGATATTCAACCTCTTTTTGAGCAACGGTTCCGCAAAGAAATCCGCTCCGGTGAATTAACATTTGCATTTGCCCATTCTGGTGAACAGGCTTTGTCCTATCTGGAAAAACATGCCTCAGAGGTAGTGTTGATCTTATCTGATATCAACATGCCTGGCATGAGCGGCCTGGAATTATTAAAGCGAATACGTATCAGTTTTGCCTCCCCACCTCCGGTAATTATGATGATCACAGCCTATGGAGATGAGCAGAGCTATCGGCAATCTATCAGTTATGGTGCTAACGACTTTCTGGCCAAGCCTTTGAATTTTAACGACCTCAAAGAAAAGCTCAAACAATTAGAAGTTCAGAAAAACGCTGGGTAA
- a CDS encoding vWA domain-containing protein: MNWYYTPGWWEYICIGLFTGLYLLYVFRVVYLARMLQSSIQPLIAKFILRSFYFGLLVIALLGPSFGGLKKEVKAMGKDIYILVDLSQSMNANDMAPTRLERVKFEIEKFVHTLHTDRIGLIIFAEEAFVQCPLTFDKNTLLLFIETLKTGLMPTGSTNFEAALQLAFEKHTDTTNTSLSNQAKIILLFSDGEDFGDRHVTLLRQISNAGIRLFTVGVGTTTGGKIPSGKSFKKDNDGKEVITILQREHLLRMTERNGGNYYEINNTEDNMAELAQAIQNIEGQLLDTKDIEATANKYYYFLLVALLCMIVDIVIVSRTIHL; the protein is encoded by the coding sequence ATGAATTGGTACTACACTCCCGGATGGTGGGAATATATTTGCATAGGTCTGTTTACAGGCTTATATCTACTATACGTATTCAGGGTGGTATACCTGGCTAGAATGTTGCAAAGCTCTATTCAACCCTTAATTGCCAAATTTATACTGCGTTCATTCTATTTTGGCTTATTGGTTATTGCCTTGTTAGGGCCTTCCTTCGGGGGACTTAAAAAAGAAGTAAAAGCCATGGGAAAAGATATATATATTCTGGTTGATTTGTCGCAATCGATGAATGCCAACGATATGGCGCCCACCAGGCTGGAAAGGGTAAAGTTTGAGATAGAAAAATTCGTTCATACACTGCATACTGATCGTATCGGACTTATTATTTTTGCTGAAGAAGCGTTTGTACAATGCCCGCTTACCTTTGATAAGAATACACTGCTACTATTTATTGAAACTTTGAAAACCGGTTTGATGCCAACTGGTAGTACCAACTTTGAAGCAGCTTTACAATTAGCATTTGAAAAGCATACCGATACCACCAATACTTCATTAAGTAACCAGGCAAAAATAATCCTGTTGTTCAGCGATGGCGAAGATTTCGGTGACAGACATGTCACTTTACTCAGGCAGATATCAAATGCCGGCATCCGCCTGTTTACCGTTGGAGTAGGTACAACAACAGGTGGAAAAATCCCTTCCGGAAAATCATTTAAAAAAGACAATGATGGAAAGGAAGTTATAACAATTTTGCAGCGGGAGCATCTCCTGCGTATGACGGAAAGAAATGGAGGGAATTATTATGAAATTAATAATACGGAAGATAATATGGCTGAACTTGCGCAGGCTATTCAGAATATAGAAGGTCAGCTTTTGGACACAAAAGATATAGAAGCAACCGCCAATAAGTATTATTATTTTCTGCTGGTTGCGCTCTTGTGTATGATCGTTGACATTGTGATTGTTTCCAGAACAATTCATTTATAA